The following proteins are co-located in the Clostridia bacterium genome:
- a CDS encoding ATP-dependent 6-phosphofructokinase, with translation MPKLGILTGGGDSPGLNAVIRAAAKTAFRQGWEVTGFLQGYSGLVEERYVILDQSAISGLLHRGGTILGANNRDNPFHYPVRENERIVYRDLSDRALLNLERLGIQALITIGGDGTLAAASELAAKGARIVGVPKTIDNDLLATDQTFGFDTAVTVATEALDRLHTTAESHHRVMVLELMGRYAGWIALQSGVAGGADVILIPEIPWRIEKVAEKILERKAQGKPFSIVVVAEGAKTPEGTHVVRQWVEGSVEKARLGGIGEVVGRMIEEHTGIETRVTVLGHIQRGGSPTPFDRVLATRFGVLAAQLAMQGVYNVMVRLQGLEVGYVPLEEAVRGTRKVPPEGQLVQAARAIGISFGD, from the coding sequence GTGCCGAAACTGGGTATACTCACCGGCGGCGGAGACAGTCCCGGTCTCAACGCCGTAATCCGGGCGGCAGCCAAGACCGCCTTCAGACAGGGCTGGGAAGTGACCGGCTTCCTGCAGGGCTACAGCGGCCTGGTAGAGGAACGCTACGTCATACTGGACCAGAGCGCCATCAGCGGGCTCCTGCACCGGGGCGGAACCATCCTGGGCGCCAACAACCGCGATAACCCCTTTCACTACCCGGTCCGGGAAAACGAGCGGATCGTCTACCGGGATCTGTCCGACCGGGCCCTCCTCAACCTGGAGCGCCTGGGAATACAGGCTCTCATAACCATCGGCGGCGACGGCACCCTGGCCGCGGCCTCCGAGCTGGCGGCCAAGGGAGCGCGCATAGTGGGCGTGCCCAAGACCATAGACAACGATCTCCTGGCCACGGACCAGACCTTCGGCTTCGACACCGCCGTGACCGTGGCCACCGAGGCCCTGGACCGCCTGCACACTACCGCCGAATCCCACCACCGGGTCATGGTGCTGGAGCTGATGGGCCGCTACGCGGGCTGGATCGCCCTGCAGAGCGGCGTGGCCGGAGGAGCCGACGTGATCCTCATCCCGGAAATCCCCTGGCGCATCGAGAAGGTGGCGGAAAAGATTCTGGAACGCAAGGCCCAGGGGAAGCCCTTCAGCATCGTGGTGGTGGCCGAGGGGGCCAAGACTCCGGAAGGCACCCACGTGGTGCGGCAGTGGGTGGAGGGCAGCGTGGAGAAAGCCCGGCTGGGCGGTATCGGCGAGGTGGTGGGCAGGATGATCGAAGAGCACACCGGCATCGAAACCCGGGTAACGGTGCTGGGGCACATCCAGCGCGGCGGCTCCCCTACTCCTTTCGACCGGGTGCTGGCCACCCGCTTCGGCGTCCTGGCCGCGCAACTGGCCATGCAGGGCGTGTACAACGTGATGGTCCGGCTCCAGGGGCTGGAAGTGGGGTACGTACCCCTGGAGGAGGCGGTTCGCGGCACCCGCAAGGTGCCGCCGGAAGGCCAGCTGGTACAGGCCGCCCGGGCCATAGGCATAAGCTTCGGCGACTGA
- the trpB gene encoding tryptophan synthase subunit beta, with protein MNAFDTAQDLPDARGYFGPFGGRYVPEVLVPALVELTSAYQQAVADPGFRRELEELLRRWAGRPTPLWFAERLSRHCGGARIYLKREDLAHTGAHKINNALAQALLARRMGKHRVVAETGAGQHGVASAAACAVLGLECVVYMGEEDVRRQALNVFRMRLLGAEVRPVSAGSRTLKDAINEAIRDWVTNVGTTHYLLGSAVGPHPYPVMVREFQAVIGREAREQMLEQTGALPDCVIACVGGGSNAIGIFSAFIRDPQVRLVGVEAGGRGLDTGEHAASLVAGSVGVLHGAKMYLLQDEHGQIGTTHSISAGLDYPGVGPEHSFLKSVGRAEYVAVTDEEALEAFRLLCRTEGILPALEPAHALAYATRLAPALGPAKSILVNLSGRGDKDMDIVASALGGRL; from the coding sequence TTGAACGCTTTCGATACCGCACAGGATCTGCCCGACGCGCGGGGCTACTTCGGCCCCTTCGGCGGCCGCTACGTTCCCGAGGTGCTCGTTCCCGCGCTGGTAGAGCTGACCAGCGCCTATCAGCAGGCCGTCGCCGACCCCGGGTTTCGGCGGGAACTGGAGGAACTCCTCAGACGCTGGGCCGGGCGCCCTACCCCGCTGTGGTTTGCGGAGAGGCTTAGCCGCCACTGCGGCGGAGCCCGCATCTACCTCAAGCGGGAGGACCTCGCCCACACCGGCGCCCACAAGATCAATAACGCCCTGGCCCAGGCCCTGCTGGCCCGCAGAATGGGCAAGCACCGCGTCGTGGCCGAAACCGGTGCCGGCCAGCACGGGGTGGCGTCAGCGGCGGCCTGCGCCGTGCTCGGGCTGGAGTGCGTGGTCTACATGGGCGAGGAGGACGTGCGGCGGCAGGCCCTCAACGTCTTCCGCATGCGGCTGTTGGGCGCCGAGGTGCGGCCGGTGTCGGCCGGAAGCCGCACCCTCAAGGACGCCATCAACGAGGCCATCCGCGACTGGGTAACCAACGTGGGCACCACCCACTACCTCCTGGGCTCGGCCGTGGGGCCCCATCCCTACCCGGTGATGGTGCGCGAGTTCCAGGCGGTAATCGGCAGGGAGGCGCGGGAACAGATGCTCGAGCAGACCGGAGCCCTGCCCGACTGCGTGATCGCCTGCGTGGGAGGCGGCTCCAACGCCATCGGGATCTTCAGCGCCTTCATCCGCGACCCCCAGGTCCGCCTGGTGGGCGTGGAGGCCGGCGGGCGGGGCCTGGATACCGGCGAACACGCCGCCTCCCTGGTGGCCGGGAGCGTCGGGGTGCTGCACGGCGCCAAGATGTACCTGCTGCAGGACGAGCACGGACAGATCGGCACCACCCACAGCATTTCCGCCGGGCTGGACTATCCCGGGGTGGGGCCCGAGCACAGCTTTCTCAAATCCGTCGGCAGGGCCGAATACGTGGCGGTCACCGACGAGGAGGCTCTGGAGGCCTTCCGGCTCCTCTGCCGGACGGAAGGCATCCTCCCCGCCCTGGAGCCGGCCCACGCTCTCGCCTACGCCACCCGCCTGGCCCCCGCCCTGGGCCCGGCAAAGTCGATCCTGGTCAACCTTTCCGGACGGGGCGACAAGGATATGGACATCGTGGCTTCCGCCCTAGGAGGGAGACTATGA
- the trpA gene encoding tryptophan synthase subunit alpha — MSRIGAIFSPGRPPALIPYLTAGYPDERATLEAVRLLAAEGADLVELGIPFSDPLADGVTIQKASHEALSAGTTAERCLEMARELRRQVEIPLVFMTYYNPVLRYGPEAFCAHCARAGIDGLIVPDLPPEEGGELEAACRAHGLDLIYLLAPTSTPERIRLVAGRSTGFIYLVSVTGVTGARDTLPPELADLVAAVRQHTRRPVCVGFGISTPGQAAEVARLADGVIVGSRIVQIMGQGENWRSELTRFARQLRQALDNSAADPRRAGPTSPAGRA, encoded by the coding sequence ATGAGCCGCATCGGCGCGATATTCTCGCCCGGCCGCCCGCCTGCCCTCATACCCTACCTTACCGCGGGCTACCCGGATGAGCGGGCCACCCTGGAAGCGGTGAGGTTGCTGGCAGCCGAAGGTGCCGACCTGGTGGAACTGGGCATCCCCTTTTCCGACCCTCTGGCCGACGGGGTTACCATCCAGAAGGCCAGCCACGAGGCGCTGAGCGCCGGAACTACCGCCGAGCGGTGCCTGGAGATGGCCCGGGAACTGCGCCGGCAGGTAGAAATCCCCCTGGTGTTCATGACCTACTACAACCCGGTGCTGCGCTACGGGCCGGAGGCCTTCTGCGCCCACTGCGCCCGGGCAGGGATCGACGGCCTAATCGTGCCGGATCTTCCCCCCGAAGAAGGCGGCGAACTGGAGGCCGCCTGCCGGGCGCACGGGCTGGACCTGATCTACCTCTTGGCCCCCACCAGCACCCCGGAGCGCATCCGTCTGGTGGCCGGCCGCTCCACCGGCTTTATTTACCTGGTTTCCGTTACCGGCGTTACCGGCGCCCGCGACACCCTGCCCCCGGAACTGGCCGACCTGGTGGCGGCGGTCAGGCAGCACACCCGCCGGCCGGTATGCGTGGGCTTCGGCATTTCCACGCCCGGGCAGGCGGCCGAAGTGGCCCGCTTGGCGGACGGGGTCATAGTGGGAAGCCGCATCGTGCAGATAATGGGTCAGGGAGAGAACTGGCGCTCGGAACTCACCCGGTTTGCCCGGCAGTTGAGGCAGGCGCTGGATAACAGCGCCGCCGACCCCCGCCGCGCCGGGCCTACTTCACCAGCCGGCCGCGCATGA
- a CDS encoding ABC transporter permease, translating to MKNPLPLFLWPRLTPLVWTVCYRNLVVFKKNWKSNLMFNFIEPVLYLVAMGYGLGSYVQNIEGMSYLQFVAPGLVASSAMWATAAECTYDSFVRLHYQRVYEAITATPVSVEELIAAEMFYGAFKSVLYGSVIIVVLCLLGLVASPWVLLAPPVLALAGLIFAELSMVWTSFAPRIETFNYFFTLLITPMFLFGGVFFPVEGLPAVVRSLSWLTPLYHSVALVRAFVLGAVSSSLWTHALWLAVVAGLLFNLPVRLMRGRLVK from the coding sequence TTGAAGAACCCGCTGCCCCTGTTCCTGTGGCCGAGGCTCACCCCTCTGGTCTGGACCGTATGCTACCGCAACCTGGTGGTCTTCAAGAAGAACTGGAAGTCCAACCTCATGTTCAACTTCATCGAGCCGGTGCTGTACCTGGTGGCCATGGGGTACGGCCTGGGGAGCTACGTCCAGAACATAGAGGGCATGAGTTACCTGCAATTCGTGGCCCCGGGTCTGGTGGCCTCCTCGGCCATGTGGGCCACGGCGGCCGAATGCACCTACGACAGCTTCGTGCGGCTGCATTACCAGCGGGTGTACGAGGCCATTACCGCCACGCCGGTGAGCGTAGAGGAACTGATTGCCGCGGAGATGTTCTACGGCGCCTTCAAGAGCGTGCTCTACGGTTCGGTAATAATCGTCGTGCTCTGCCTGCTGGGTCTGGTGGCCTCTCCCTGGGTCTTGCTGGCGCCGCCGGTGCTGGCCCTGGCCGGCCTGATCTTCGCCGAGCTTTCCATGGTCTGGACCAGTTTTGCCCCGCGAATCGAGACCTTCAACTACTTCTTCACCCTCCTGATCACCCCCATGTTTCTCTTCGGCGGGGTTTTCTTTCCCGTGGAAGGTCTGCCGGCCGTGGTGCGCAGCCTGAGCTGGCTCACCCCGCTCTATCACTCGGTGGCCCTGGTACGGGCGTTCGTCCTGGGGGCCGTGAGCTCGTCTCTCTGGACCCACGCCCTCTGGCTGGCCGTGGTGGCCGGCCTCCTGTTCAACCTGCCGGTCCGGCTCATGCGCGGCCGGCTGGTGAAGTAG
- a CDS encoding ABC transporter ATP-binding protein, with the protein MYAPENEYAVTARGLAKDFSGLKAVDGIDFAISYRECFGFLGPNGAGKTTTVRMICCSLPPGGGELRVLGRSPLRQAREIKQRLGVVSQSDNLDPELTVLENLLVYARYFGLKGAEARRRAWELLEFMDLADRANRPVEELSGGLKRRLTLARALVNRPALLVLDEPTAGLDPQVRQLVWQRLRHLREEGLTLILTTHYLEEAHALCDRLAVMDRGRILEIGEPQALVAKHIGRQVLEVSVAPEWQAELLERLRPYCRDYYRVGEVFFFPFDGDGLSEEVLPRLSFPLPYRRVRPANLEDVFFKLTGRGIGD; encoded by the coding sequence ATGTACGCACCGGAGAACGAATACGCAGTAACGGCCAGAGGCCTGGCCAAGGATTTTTCCGGCCTTAAGGCCGTGGACGGAATCGATTTTGCCATCTCGTACCGGGAGTGTTTCGGTTTCCTGGGGCCCAACGGCGCCGGCAAGACCACCACCGTAAGGATGATCTGCTGCTCCCTGCCTCCGGGCGGGGGCGAGTTGCGGGTTCTGGGACGCTCACCGCTCAGGCAGGCCCGGGAGATCAAGCAGCGCCTGGGAGTGGTTTCCCAGAGCGACAATCTCGATCCCGAGCTGACCGTGCTGGAGAATCTGCTGGTCTACGCCCGCTACTTCGGCCTGAAGGGTGCGGAGGCCCGAAGGCGGGCGTGGGAACTGCTGGAATTCATGGATCTGGCCGATAGGGCTAACCGGCCGGTGGAGGAGCTTTCCGGCGGGTTGAAGCGGCGGCTCACCCTGGCCCGGGCCCTGGTGAACCGGCCGGCCCTGTTGGTTCTGGACGAGCCTACCGCCGGTCTGGACCCTCAGGTGCGGCAGCTGGTGTGGCAGCGGCTGCGCCACCTGAGGGAAGAGGGGCTCACGCTGATACTGACCACCCACTACCTGGAAGAGGCCCACGCCCTGTGCGACCGCCTGGCCGTAATGGACCGGGGTCGGATACTGGAAATTGGGGAACCCCAGGCCCTGGTGGCCAAGCACATCGGCCGGCAGGTGCTGGAGGTAAGCGTGGCACCGGAGTGGCAGGCGGAGCTGTTGGAGCGCCTGCGGCCGTACTGCCGGGATTACTACCGGGTGGGCGAGGTATTCTTCTTTCCCTTCGACGGCGACGGCCTTTCCGAAGAAGTCCTGCCGCGGCTTTCATTTCCTCTGCCGTACCGCCGGGTGCGTCCCGCCAACCTGGAAGACGTGTTCTTCAAGCTGACCGGGAGGGGGATAGGGGATTGA
- a CDS encoding SIR2 family protein → MADISPRQQHVLTRLEQYPPVTFAIRIMHEFLQRKPEDEPLDPRWVEIWRKYEVFADRFPPAIIKEISQAIMSVEEEPVIDKEVWGIRVSNDTKVTFLLGAGASAYSGIPTVKQLLPELWNRARKIGREDLENLRRWCDRRQIKNIEDLLTAAYVSDFIAKNRHITALVDYFLYSMGQEVGGEGETFGSIRRIMADVSSIGFLQDTLQTLFGLLTSTMIAAPPNETHKAIVNFIQKHNHTTIITTNYDGCMDEALLTEKITLRGTISGKNEDNPNAVQLIKMHGSINWSYCSSCQDVREFNLLEVKKIFEADTLSYPVLGICKKCGGLRRPLLVPPLSFKFLMFPSLVDIWNYARQSIEEAAVLIIVGYSFSESDAYITKIISRSMATNENQKMIVVDTDASLVPALRGRFDVHIDRFDHGRILKACGTCETVLPRILDSMLANGHGNEQAQ, encoded by the coding sequence ATGGCAGACATTTCTCCACGACAACAACATGTATTGACAAGATTGGAACAATACCCCCCTGTTACATTTGCCATCCGCATTATGCATGAGTTTCTACAACGGAAACCAGAGGACGAACCGTTGGATCCGAGGTGGGTAGAGATATGGCGAAAGTATGAGGTATTCGCAGATAGGTTCCCTCCGGCTATAATCAAGGAAATCAGTCAAGCGATAATGTCAGTAGAAGAGGAACCTGTAATAGATAAAGAAGTATGGGGCATAAGGGTTAGTAATGACACTAAGGTTACCTTCTTGCTAGGTGCTGGAGCTTCTGCCTACTCAGGCATCCCCACGGTCAAGCAGTTGCTGCCGGAGCTGTGGAATAGAGCGAGAAAAATAGGCCGTGAAGACTTGGAGAACCTACGCAGGTGGTGTGACAGGCGACAAATAAAGAATATAGAAGATCTGCTGACTGCCGCTTATGTTTCTGATTTTATCGCTAAGAACAGACATATTACTGCCCTAGTTGATTATTTCTTGTACTCTATGGGTCAAGAAGTTGGTGGGGAGGGTGAAACCTTCGGAAGCATTAGGCGAATTATGGCAGACGTATCGTCCATTGGTTTTCTCCAGGATACTCTACAAACGTTGTTTGGTCTCCTAACGAGTACTATGATTGCTGCACCTCCTAATGAAACACACAAGGCCATTGTTAATTTCATTCAAAAGCATAATCACACAACGATTATTACAACGAACTATGACGGTTGCATGGATGAAGCACTGCTAACTGAGAAAATTACCCTTAGAGGAACGATTAGCGGAAAAAACGAAGATAATCCGAATGCCGTTCAATTGATCAAAATGCACGGCTCTATAAACTGGTCATACTGTAGTTCCTGCCAGGATGTACGCGAATTTAATTTGCTTGAAGTGAAGAAAATATTCGAGGCGGACACACTTAGTTACCCGGTACTCGGCATTTGCAAAAAGTGCGGCGGCTTGCGTCGGCCGCTGCTAGTTCCTCCTCTATCATTCAAGTTCTTAATGTTTCCAAGCTTGGTAGATATATGGAATTATGCAAGGCAGAGCATTGAAGAAGCAGCTGTCCTGATAATCGTTGGATACTCATTCTCTGAATCTGACGCCTACATAACCAAGATCATCTCGAGATCTATGGCAACGAATGAGAATCAGAAGATGATCGTGGTTGACACTGACGCAAGTTTGGTACCTGCGTTAAGGGGCCGATTCGATGTGCATATCGATCGCTTTGACCATGGTAGAATACTTAAGGCCTGCGGAACATGTGAAACAGTATTGCCCAGGATTCTCGACTCAATGCTTGCTAATGGTCATGGCAACGAGCAAGCCCAGTAA
- a CDS encoding HesA/MoeB/ThiF family protein, with amino-acid sequence MKASGLTPEQQARYSRQLVLPEVGEAGQEKLRRARVLIVGAGGLGSPAALYLAAAGVGTLGLVDADRVELSNLQRQVLHATGRIGRPKALSAKEAVEALNPEVRVEPHPLTLSPDNALSLVASYDLVIDAVDNLPSRYVVNDACHSAGKPLIEAGVLRWEGMVTTILPGQSPCYRCLFPVPPPAGAVAGAREAGVMGVAPGVIGVIQAAEALKLILGAGSPLAGRLLLFDALCMSFREVKIERNPDCPLCGTGRR; translated from the coding sequence GTGAAAGCATCCGGACTGACTCCTGAGCAGCAGGCGCGCTACTCGCGCCAGCTTGTCCTGCCCGAGGTAGGGGAGGCGGGCCAGGAAAAGCTGCGCCGGGCCAGGGTATTGATCGTAGGCGCCGGAGGCCTGGGCTCCCCGGCGGCGCTCTACCTGGCGGCCGCCGGCGTGGGCACCCTGGGGCTGGTGGACGCCGACCGGGTAGAGCTTTCCAACCTGCAGCGCCAGGTTCTGCACGCCACCGGCCGGATCGGCCGGCCCAAGGCCCTCTCGGCGAAGGAGGCCGTGGAAGCCCTCAACCCCGAGGTGAGGGTTGAGCCTCACCCGCTCACCCTTTCTCCGGACAATGCCCTTTCCCTCGTCGCCAGTTACGATCTGGTGATCGACGCGGTGGACAACCTTCCCAGCCGCTACGTGGTGAACGACGCCTGCCATTCGGCCGGAAAGCCGCTGATTGAGGCCGGGGTCCTGCGCTGGGAGGGCATGGTGACCACCATCCTCCCCGGGCAGAGCCCCTGCTACCGGTGCCTCTTCCCGGTTCCGCCACCGGCCGGCGCGGTGGCCGGCGCCCGCGAGGCCGGGGTAATGGGCGTGGCACCCGGCGTCATCGGCGTCATTCAGGCGGCGGAGGCGCTAAAGCTCATCCTGGGGGCGGGCAGCCCCCTTGCCGGCAGGCTCCTTCTTTTCGACGCCCTCTGCATGTCCTTCCGGGAAGTGAAGATAGAGCGCAACCCCGACTGCCCCTTATGCGGCACCGGGCGCCGGTAA
- the spoIVA gene encoding stage IV sporulation protein A, protein MEQHDIFRDIAERTGGDIYVGVVGPVRTGKSTFIKRFMELLVLPNIRNPNERDRAKDELPQSGAGRTIMTTEPKFIPDEAVEITVREGVPMRVRMVDCVGYTVEGALGYETETGPRMVRTPWFDEDIPFQQAAELGTRKVIADHSTIGVVVTTDGSVTDIPRENYVSAEERVVWELKELEKPFLVLLNSAHPLAAETVSLAQELEQQYGVPVIPVDCLNLGESDLLNILEQVLYEFPVVEVNVNLPLWVQELEPEHWLRRRLEEAVAREVDQVRRLRDVDRLVENLGREEKVARAALKHMDLGTGVATVEVALEDGVFHGILEEVSGLSIRGEHELLRLMRELALAKREYDKVAAGLAEVRNTGYGIVTPGVDEMELSEPELIRQGGRFGVRLKATAPSYHLIRADITTEITPLIGTERQCEELVRYMLDEFEDDPQKIWQTNIFGKPLSQLVREGIQSKLYRMPENAQAKLRETLERIVNEGSGGLICIII, encoded by the coding sequence GTGGAACAGCACGATATTTTCCGGGACATCGCCGAGCGTACGGGCGGCGACATTTACGTAGGCGTAGTGGGGCCGGTACGTACGGGCAAGTCTACCTTCATCAAGCGTTTTATGGAGCTTCTGGTTCTTCCCAACATCAGAAACCCCAACGAGCGCGACCGGGCCAAGGACGAATTGCCGCAGAGCGGCGCCGGTCGCACCATTATGACCACCGAACCCAAGTTCATTCCCGACGAGGCGGTAGAGATCACGGTTCGCGAAGGCGTACCGATGCGCGTGCGAATGGTAGACTGCGTGGGGTACACGGTGGAGGGAGCGCTGGGATACGAGACCGAAACCGGTCCGCGCATGGTACGAACCCCGTGGTTTGACGAGGACATTCCCTTCCAGCAGGCGGCGGAGCTGGGCACCCGCAAGGTGATCGCCGATCACTCGACCATCGGGGTGGTGGTAACCACCGACGGCAGCGTGACCGACATTCCCCGGGAGAATTACGTCTCTGCCGAGGAGCGGGTGGTGTGGGAGCTGAAGGAGCTGGAGAAGCCCTTCCTGGTCCTGCTCAACTCCGCCCACCCGCTGGCGGCGGAAACCGTGAGCCTGGCTCAGGAGCTGGAGCAGCAGTACGGGGTGCCGGTTATCCCGGTGGACTGCCTCAACCTGGGCGAGTCCGACCTGCTAAACATCCTGGAGCAGGTGCTCTACGAGTTCCCGGTGGTAGAAGTCAACGTGAACCTGCCTCTGTGGGTGCAGGAGCTGGAACCGGAACACTGGCTGCGGCGCCGGCTGGAGGAGGCGGTGGCCCGGGAAGTGGATCAGGTGCGGCGCCTGCGGGACGTTGACCGCCTGGTGGAAAACCTCGGCCGGGAAGAGAAGGTGGCCCGGGCGGCTTTGAAGCACATGGACCTGGGGACCGGCGTGGCCACGGTGGAAGTGGCGCTGGAGGACGGAGTATTCCACGGCATTCTGGAAGAAGTAAGCGGGTTGAGCATTCGCGGCGAGCACGAACTGCTGCGCCTGATGCGCGAGTTGGCCCTGGCCAAGCGGGAGTACGACAAGGTGGCGGCGGGTCTGGCCGAGGTGCGCAACACCGGCTACGGCATCGTCACCCCCGGTGTAGACGAGATGGAACTCTCCGAGCCCGAACTTATCCGCCAGGGCGGGCGCTTCGGCGTGAGGCTCAAGGCCACCGCGCCCAGCTACCACCTGATCCGGGCCGACATCACCACCGAGATCACGCCCCTCATCGGCACCGAGCGCCAGTGCGAGGAACTGGTGCGCTACATGCTGGACGAATTCGAGGACGATCCCCAGAAGATATGGCAGACCAACATCTTCGGCAAGCCGTTGAGCCAGCTGGTGCGGGAAGGAATCCAGAGCAAGCTCTACCGCATGCCGGAAAACGCCCAGGCCAAACTCAGGGAGACGCTGGAGCGCATAGTCAACGAGGGCAGCGGCGGCCTGATATGCATAATCATCTAG
- a CDS encoding NAD(P)H-dependent glycerol-3-phosphate dehydrogenase, with the protein MGECVAVLGAGSWGTTLAVLLAEKGFRVALWARRREAAEELRWRRENLAYLPGIVIPFEVLVTADLEEALHSADVVVLSVPSHAVRETVRRARPYLPAPALLVNTAKGLEEGTRLRLSQVIAQELGGDASARVAVLSGPSHAEEVSRHFPTTVVVASADPGTAEAVQDLFVTHHLRVYTNPDLVGVELGGALKNVIALASGMADGLGFGDNTRAALITRGLAEITRLGVRLGASPLTFAGLAGLGDLVVTCTSPHSRNRQAGLLLGRGHTLEQTLRQVGMVVEGVRTTRAACELAQAHGVEMPIAREVYRVLFEGCLPQEGVARLMLRSKTREVEDLAPFFPGGR; encoded by the coding sequence GTGGGCGAATGTGTGGCGGTCCTGGGGGCGGGCAGCTGGGGTACCACCCTGGCGGTGCTGCTGGCGGAGAAGGGGTTTCGGGTGGCACTGTGGGCCAGGCGCCGCGAGGCGGCCGAGGAACTGCGCTGGCGCCGGGAGAACCTGGCCTATCTCCCCGGAATCGTGATCCCCTTTGAGGTGCTGGTTACCGCCGACCTGGAGGAGGCATTACATAGCGCGGATGTGGTAGTGCTCAGCGTCCCTTCGCACGCCGTGCGCGAGACCGTCCGCCGGGCGCGGCCGTACCTGCCCGCGCCTGCGCTGCTGGTCAACACCGCCAAGGGGCTGGAAGAGGGCACCCGGCTCCGGCTCTCGCAGGTAATAGCGCAGGAACTGGGCGGGGATGCTTCGGCCCGCGTGGCCGTGCTTTCCGGGCCCAGCCACGCGGAGGAGGTGAGCCGGCACTTTCCCACCACGGTGGTGGTAGCCTCGGCCGACCCGGGTACTGCCGAAGCCGTGCAGGACCTTTTCGTGACCCACCATCTACGGGTATACACCAATCCCGACCTGGTGGGGGTAGAGCTGGGCGGGGCGCTCAAGAACGTGATCGCCCTGGCCTCCGGTATGGCCGACGGGCTGGGCTTCGGGGACAACACCCGGGCGGCGCTCATCACCCGCGGCCTGGCCGAGATCACCCGGCTGGGCGTGCGCCTGGGGGCCAGCCCCCTTACCTTCGCCGGCCTGGCCGGGTTGGGCGATCTGGTGGTCACCTGCACCAGCCCGCACAGTCGCAACCGCCAGGCCGGCCTGCTGTTGGGTCGGGGCCACACCCTGGAGCAGACCCTGCGCCAGGTAGGTATGGTGGTGGAAGGCGTGCGCACCACCCGCGCCGCCTGCGAGCTGGCCCAGGCCCACGGGGTGGAGATGCCCATCGCCCGCGAGGTCTACCGGGTGCTCTTTGAAGGCTGCCTCCCGCAGGAAGGCGTGGCCCGCCTGATGCTGCGCAGCAAGACTCGCGAAGTGGAGGATTTGGCTCCCTTCTTCCCCGGCGGCCGGTAA
- the plsY gene encoding glycerol-3-phosphate 1-O-acyltransferase PlsY: MSSYVLVLVACYLLGSIPVGYWTGRLKGVDVRQHGSGNIGMTNVIRVLGTAAGLAVLLGDVAKGAIAAWLGHAVGGPVLAALGGLAAVAGHNWSIFLGGRGGRGVATSAGAVLALAPWVAVSAVAVWAVTVLATRYVSVGSIVAGLSTPVFMLLYGQPAAYVLLGAAVAALIVLQHRPNLRRLRQGTEFRVGSGRSGR; encoded by the coding sequence TTGTCTTCTTACGTACTGGTACTGGTCGCGTGCTACCTTCTGGGGTCCATCCCCGTGGGGTACTGGACGGGACGGCTCAAGGGTGTGGACGTGCGGCAGCACGGGAGCGGAAACATCGGCATGACCAACGTGATCCGGGTGTTGGGCACGGCCGCCGGCCTGGCCGTGCTGCTGGGAGACGTGGCCAAGGGGGCGATAGCCGCCTGGTTGGGCCACGCCGTGGGCGGCCCGGTCCTGGCCGCCCTGGGCGGGCTGGCGGCGGTGGCCGGCCACAACTGGTCGATCTTTCTCGGGGGCCGGGGAGGCCGCGGCGTGGCTACCAGCGCCGGGGCCGTGCTGGCCCTGGCTCCCTGGGTGGCGGTTTCCGCGGTGGCGGTCTGGGCGGTCACGGTCCTGGCCACGCGCTACGTTTCCGTAGGCTCCATAGTGGCCGGGCTCTCCACCCCCGTATTCATGCTCCTTTACGGGCAGCCGGCAGCCTACGTCCTGTTGGGAGCGGCCGTGGCCGCGCTTATCGTCCTGCAGCACCGGCCGAACCTGCGGAGGCTGCGCCAGGGTACGGAGTTCAGGGTGGGATCAGGCAGAAGCGGACGCTAG